The Hyalangium ruber genome includes the window GCTCTGCTGATTGCCGACGGCGTGCCGCACGCATGGCGGCGCATATTGCATCCGCGTATCAGGAGTGGCAACTGGAGAGCCCTGCCCCCTTGTCGAAGGCGAATCGGGCGGGCTGGACGATTGATGAACCGCACGCAACGAGAAGATCGCAGACGGAGACGCGGCGTGCTTCGCCTGTCTTCGTACTCACTGCCACAGCTCCTGCACGGCTCGAGCAAGCTGGTGCCCCAGAACATGCAGGAGGCGCCAGAGCGGCTCCAGTATCTCGAAGGGCTGGTCGAGTATCTCAACCTGCTGCTGAACAAGACGCGTGGCTCGGAGGGGGCTCGGCCCTCTATCGAGCAGGTGTTGGACGTCTACGACCGCATTCCCTTCGCGCGGAGCCTCGTGGACCTCACCCATGTGCGCGGCAAGCTCGTTGCCAGGGAAAGAGCCCACGCACGCGATGGCCTGTCACTCGATGTCGACCGGCTCGCCGTGGCGTTTCCGGATGGGCGCCTGCGCACGCCGCAGTCGACAGTCACGCTGTCCACGGGCAAGGCAACGCCGGTCGTGGCTCGCCTGCTCGCGGCGCTCCGATCGGGGGCCTCACGCCAGGCGCTCACGACGGTTGCTGGCGGCGACGTCGCCAACCTCGAAGCGATGCTCGATCGACTGATTGCCCGGCGCGTGCTCGAGGAGTTGGGCTCAGCCGAGGAGCGCACCGCTCCCCAGTTCCAGGCCGGACGCGGCGATCGCTTTACCTGGCTCGGTCACGCCTCGGCGCTCTTTCAGTCCGGGGGAAAGACCGTCTGGATCGATCCGCTCCTGTCTCCTCACATGGTGTGGAAGCAGGACGAGTTCGGGCGCGTCTTCTCACCGAGCCATGCCGAGGCACGTCTGTTCGAGCCCTACGGTCCCGGCGCGCCACAGCTCGCGCCCTACGAGCTGCCCCTGCCAGACGCGGTGTGCATCACACACCAGGACGTCGATCACATCGATCTTGGCGTCCTGATGACCCTTCCGGATGACGTCCCCATCGTCGTTCCCCGGCGCTCTCCCGAGCACCCCTGGGAGGTGGATCTGGAAGGGCTCATTCGCAAGGTGCTCGGCCCCGAGCGTCAAATCCGCGTGCTGGCGCATGGCGAGACGTTGGAGCTTGGAGGCATTCGCGTCACGGCGTTCCCGTTCCGCGGCGAGATGCCGCCCGCGCTCCCTCATACGTGGAACTGCTATCTCCTGGAGACGGAGCGCTCCGCGCTCGCCTGCCTCGCCGACTCGCGCCTCGCGCGCGAGGAGGAGGAGTTCCTGAGCTCGCGCCTCGGCGGGACGGCCAGACCGTTGACGCTGTTGGCCGGTGCTCCGTTGGAACGCAAGACCGGGCCGGGCTGGCGGGACGGACTGACCTCGACGGAGCTGTACAACGATGCGCGGCTCTACTCGTGGTACGCGCCACTCTGGAGCATGTTCCAGCCCGTGCAGGTCACGAACGTGTCCTATGCCCAGCTGGAGCGGCTGGCTCGCCGTGCCAACCTTCAGCACTTCTTTCCGTATGCCCGAGGCTCGGCGCCCTGGTTCCGCCTCTTGCCGGGCGATCCGCTCTACATCCCGATCAACTCCATGAGCATCACGGACCTGGAGCGGCTGGAGCAGGAGTTGGCGCGGTCATGTACCCGTCCCAGGCTCCTGCCGGCCCATTACGGACAGCCCATCCGCATCGACGGTTGAGGGCTCGGGGAGCACGCACTACCCCGCGGACGCCTCCACCCTGGGGGCCTCGACCGCCCAGGCGATGGGCCAGGGTGGCATCGGATGGCTGCCGGCCCGAGGCAGCCGCTGGGTGCGGCGCGCGTCGGAGCCGACGTTGAGCGGTCCGGGTTCGGCCTTCAGGGAAGTGGTCCACGAGCACTGCGAGCAGATGAAGCGCTCGGGGGGCTTCTCATGGCCGAAGATCCAGCGCCGGAGCTGCACCATGCGGTCGCTCTCCGCGATCTCACGCAGGCTCTGCTGCCGGATGTCCCCGAACACGTACTCCTGGTTGAAGTCCTGGCAGCACAGGAACACCTTGCCATCGTGCGCGATGTTGAGCTGGTTGAGCGCGTACGTGCAGCCGGAGAGGAGGCCGAGGTGCTCCACTTCGGCCGCGTACTCCTCTTTCTGGAGCAGCCCGGCGCGATTGTCCGTCGGCCATGCGACCGAGTCGCCAAACATCGTGGCGAACAT containing:
- a CDS encoding MBL fold metallo-hydrolase, which gives rise to MLRLSSYSLPQLLHGSSKLVPQNMQEAPERLQYLEGLVEYLNLLLNKTRGSEGARPSIEQVLDVYDRIPFARSLVDLTHVRGKLVARERAHARDGLSLDVDRLAVAFPDGRLRTPQSTVTLSTGKATPVVARLLAALRSGASRQALTTVAGGDVANLEAMLDRLIARRVLEELGSAEERTAPQFQAGRGDRFTWLGHASALFQSGGKTVWIDPLLSPHMVWKQDEFGRVFSPSHAEARLFEPYGPGAPQLAPYELPLPDAVCITHQDVDHIDLGVLMTLPDDVPIVVPRRSPEHPWEVDLEGLIRKVLGPERQIRVLAHGETLELGGIRVTAFPFRGEMPPALPHTWNCYLLETERSALACLADSRLAREEEEFLSSRLGGTARPLTLLAGAPLERKTGPGWRDGLTSTELYNDARLYSWYAPLWSMFQPVQVTNVSYAQLERLARRANLQHFFPYARGSAPWFRLLPGDPLYIPINSMSITDLERLEQELARSCTRPRLLPAHYGQPIRIDG